From the genome of Argentina anserina chromosome 4, drPotAnse1.1, whole genome shotgun sequence, one region includes:
- the LOC126790168 gene encoding chaperonin CPN60-2, mitochondrial produces the protein MYRFASSLASKARVARNGAHQIGGRLSWSRNYAAKDIKFGVEARALMLNGVEDLADAVKVTMGPKGRNVVIEQSYGAPKVTKDGVTVAKSIEFKDKVKNVGASLVKQVANATNDVAGDGTTCATILTRAIYTEGCKSVAAGMNAMDLRRGITMAVDSVVTNLKSRARMISTSEEIAQVGTISANGEREIGELIAKAMEKVGKEGVITIADGKTLYNELEVVEGMKLDRGYISPHFITNPKNQKCELEDPLVLIHEKKISNINAVIKVLELALKKQKPLLIVAEDVESDALATLILNKLRAGIKVCAIKAPGFGENRKSNMQDLAVLTGSTVITEELGLNLEKVDLAMLGTCKKVTISKDDTVILDGAGDKMALEERCEQIRSAVEASTSDYDKEKLQERLAKLSGGVAVLKIGGASEAEVGEKKDRVTDALNATKAAVEEGIVPGGGVALLYAAKELDKLSTANFDQKTGVQIIQNALKAPVHTIACNAGVEGAVVVGKLLEQDNPDLGYDAAKGEYVDMVKAGIIDPLKVIRTALVDAASISSLLTTTEAVVVDLPNDKETPAMGGGMGGMDY, from the exons ATGTATCGCTTCGCTTCAAGCCTCGCTTCCAAAGCTCG GGTTGCTAGGAACGGTGCCCATCAG ATTGGTGGTAGGTTGAGTTGGAGCAGAAACTATGCAGCTAAAGATATTAAATTTGGGGTGGAGGCCCGAGCCCTCATGCTCAATGGTGTTGAAGACCTAGCTGATGCTGTTAAAGTCACAATGGGTCCTAAG GGGCGCAATGTGGTTATTGAGCAAAGCTATGGTGCACCCAAAGTAACAAAAGATGGTGTGACCGTTGCAAAAAGTATTGAGTTTAAGGATAAAGTTAAGAATGTTGGAGCTAGCCTTGTAAAACAGGTTGCTAATGCGACAAATGATGTAGCAGGTGATG GTACTACTTGTGCTACGATCCTGACCAGAGCTATCTACACTGAAGGATGCAAATCTGTTGCTGCTGGTATGAATGCTATGGACTTAAGACGTGGTATTACCATGGCAGTTGATTCTGTAGTAACCAACTTGAAGAGCAGAGCCAGAATGATAAGCACTTCTGAAGAGATAGCGCAG GTTGGAACGATATCAGCAAATGGCGAGAGGGAAATTGGTGAATTGATTGCAAAGGCCATGGAGAAGGTTGGCAAGGAGGGAGTAATCACGATTGCT GACGGGAAAACATTGTATAACGAGTTGGAAGTTGTCGAGGGCATGAAGCTAGACCGGGGCTATATATCTCCTCATTTCATCACCAACCCGAAAAATCAGAAATGT GAATTGGAAGATCCACTGGTTCTAATCCATGAGAAGAAAATCTCAAATATTAATGCTGTGATTAAAGTATTGGAGTTGGCTCTGAAG AAGCAAAAGCCTTTACTAATTGTCGCAGAAGATGTGGAAAGTGATGCACTTGCAACACTTATATTAAATAAGCTTCGTGCTGGAATCAAG GTCTGTGCAATCAAAGCCCCTGGTTTTGGTGAAAATAGGAAATCCAATATGCAGGATCTTGCAGTTCTCACTGGTAGCACA GTTATCACTGAAGAGCTGGGTTTGAACCTCGAGAAAGTGGACTTGGCTATGCTTGGAACTTGCAAAAAG GTCACAATTTCAAAAGATGACACCGTGATTCTTGACGGTGCTGGTGACAAGATGGCACTTGAGGAAAGATGTGAACAG ATTCGCTCAGCTGTTGAAGCAAGCACTTCCGATTATGACAAAGAGAAATTACAAGAGCGACTGGCAAAACTTTCTGGTGGTGTTGCTGTATTGAAG ATTGGAGGAGCTAGTGAAGCTGAAGTTGGTGAGAAGAAGGACAGAGTTACTGATGCCCTGAATGCCACCAAGGCAGCTGTTGAAGAGGGTATTGTACCAG GTGGTGGTGTTGCACTCCTCTATGCAGCTAAAGAGTTGGACAAACTTTCAACTGCTAACTTTGATCAGAAGACTGGAGTTCAGATCATTCAGAATGCACTAAAG GCACCTGTCCACACAATTGCATGTAATGCTGGAGTTGAAGGAGCTGTTGTTGTCGGTAAGCTCTTGGAGCAAGATAATCCTGATCTGGGATATGATGCAGCTAAAG GTGAATATGTTGATATGGTAAAAGCTGGTATCATAGACCCATTGAAAGTGATTAGGACTGCTCTAGTGGATGCTGCAAG TATTTCATCTTTGCTGACAACCACTGAAGCCGTCGTGGTTGATCTTCCTAATGACAAGGAGACCCCGGCAATGGGCGGTGGCATGGGAGGAATGGATTATTGA